In Meleagris gallopavo isolate NT-WF06-2002-E0010 breed Aviagen turkey brand Nicholas breeding stock chromosome 15, Turkey_5.1, whole genome shotgun sequence, one DNA window encodes the following:
- the LOC100548610 gene encoding LOW QUALITY PROTEIN: PH and SEC7 domain-containing protein 2-like (The sequence of the model RefSeq protein was modified relative to this genomic sequence to represent the inferred CDS: inserted 1 base in 1 codon), which translates to MSSLNLFPSDEDELRKSLSELVDDKFGASAKKVTRIVDSSNPFLDIPQALNAITYKHGVLTRKTHADMDGKRTPRGRRGWKKFYAVLKGTILYLQKDEYKPDKDLSEVDLKNAIRVHHALATKASDYSKKSNVLKLKTADWRVFLFQAPSKEEMLSWILRINLVAAIFSAPAFPAAICSMKKFCRPLLPSSMTKLCQEEQLRSHENKXKQIADELAEHKSHPVEKSLKSKEAEEYRLKEHYLIFEKSRYETYINLLCMKIKVGTDDLERIETSFFKVEADDIALRKTHSSPSLSQGHMSVSCKVEKDIIEQNT; encoded by the exons ATGTCTTCTTTGAATTTGTTTCCAAGTGATGAGGACGAGTTGAGGAAATCGCTCTCGGAGCTGGTAGACGACAAATTTGGAGCCAGTGCAAAGAAAGTGACAAGGATTGTTGACAGCAGCAACCCCTTCCTGGACATCCCCCAAGCGCTGAATGCAATCACCTACAAGCACGGTGTCCTCACGCGCAAAACCCATGCAGACATGGATGGGAAGAGAA ctCCCAGAGGAAGAAGAGGTTGGAAGAAATTTTATGCTGTGCTTAAAGGGACCATCCTTTATTTACAAAAG GATGAATACAAACCTGACAAAGACCTCTCTGAAGTGGATCTGAAAAATGCCATCCGTGTGCACCACGCCTTAGCCACAAAAGCCTCTGACTACAGCAAGAAGTCCAATGTGCTCAAGCTGAAGACAGCTGACTGGAGAGTCTTCCTCTTCCAGGCTCC AAGTAAGGAAGAAATGCTCTCCTGGATCCTGCGAATCAACCTTGTTGCTGCCATTTTCTCTGCCCCAGCCTTCCCAGCTGCAATCTGCTCCATGAAGAAGTTCTGCCGCCCACTTCTGCCTTCATCCATGACCAAGCTGTGTCAG GAGGAACAGCTGAGGtctcatgaaaata tgaagcagaTTGCAGACGAATTAGCAGAGCATAAATCACATCCTGTAGAGAAGAGCCTCAAGTCAAAAGAGGCTGAAGAGTACAGGCTCAAAGAACATTACCTAATTTTTGAG AAGAGCCGCTACGAGACATACATCAACCTGCTGTGCATGAAGATCAAAGTCGGGACAGATGACCTGGAGAGAATTGAAACCAGCTTCTTCAAGGTGGAAGCTGATGACATTGCTTTGCGGAAGACACATTCCAGCCCTTCTTTGAGCCAAGGGCATATGTCTGTTAGCTGTAAGGTGGAAAAGGACATCATAGAGCAGAACACTTAA